The following proteins are encoded in a genomic region of Bacillales bacterium:
- the rpoE gene encoding DNA-directed RNA polymerase subunit delta: MGLNVSKEMKKELSMVDLAFEILKAEKQPLPFQELADQIKKAKAFSKEDAAEHIARFYTNMNVDGRFKFIGENHWGLKQWYPFDQNKDDIEIPKPKRKRKKKKEPKVLEDEDYDDDNDVGADDDYEDEIEDYEDFDEDLYDDEEDETYQDDEEEND; this comes from the coding sequence GTGGGGCTTAACGTTTCGAAGGAAATGAAGAAAGAATTGTCGATGGTCGACCTCGCTTTCGAAATTTTGAAGGCGGAGAAACAACCGCTGCCGTTTCAGGAGCTTGCCGATCAAATCAAAAAAGCGAAAGCTTTCTCTAAAGAGGACGCCGCTGAACACATCGCTCGCTTTTATACAAATATGAACGTGGACGGCCGTTTCAAATTCATCGGCGAGAATCATTGGGGATTGAAACAATGGTATCCGTTCGATCAAAACAAAGATGACATCGAAATTCCGAAACCGAAACGGAAAAGAAAGAAAAAGAAAGAGCCGAAAGTTCTCGAGGACGAAGACTACGATGACGATAATGACGTTGGCGCGGACGACGATTATGAGGACGAGATCGAAGATTATGAGGATTTTGATGAGGATCTTTACGACGATGAGGAAGACGAGACTTATCAGGATGACGAAGAAGAAAATGATTGA
- a CDS encoding CTP synthase yields the protein MSTKYIFVTGGVVSSLGKGITAASLGRLLKNRGLKVTIQKFDPYINVDPGTMSPYQHGEVFVTDDGAETDLDLGHYERFIDINLSQYSNVTTGKIYSAVIRKERRGDYLGGTVQVIPHVTNEIKERVFRAGKETNSDVVITEIGGTVGDIESLPFLEAIRQIKSDIGVDNVMYIHCTLVPYLKAAGEMKTKPTQHSVKELRSIGIQPNVIVARTEMPISEDMKNKIALFCDIDPAAVIEARDADTLYEVPLHLQAQHLDDIVCRHLKLNNGEADMAEWKALVNKVMNLSGRKTIAIVGKYVALQDAYISIVEALRHAGYAFDTEIDIKWIASEDIHSDNAGEWLGDVDGILVPYGFGDRGTDGKIEAIHYARVNNIPFFGICLGMQLASVEFARNVLNWKEAHSAEICPETPFPIIDLLPEQKEIEDLGGTLRLGLYPCKLKEGSKAWQAYNEPVIYERHRHRYEFNNEFRDRMENAGFVISGTSPDGRLVEIVELENHPWFVASQFHPEFVSRPTRPHPLFRDFIQAAIGGGNV from the coding sequence ATGTCAACGAAATACATCTTCGTGACCGGCGGTGTTGTATCCTCGCTCGGCAAGGGCATTACGGCGGCATCACTCGGCCGGTTGTTGAAAAACCGGGGATTGAAGGTGACCATTCAAAAATTCGATCCTTACATTAACGTGGATCCGGGTACGATGAGTCCGTACCAGCACGGGGAAGTTTTCGTAACGGACGACGGCGCGGAAACCGACCTTGATCTCGGTCATTACGAACGGTTTATCGACATCAACTTGAGCCAGTACAGCAACGTTACGACAGGTAAAATTTACTCGGCAGTGATTCGCAAAGAACGGCGCGGCGATTACTTAGGCGGTACGGTTCAAGTCATTCCGCACGTGACGAATGAAATCAAAGAACGCGTGTTCAGGGCCGGGAAAGAGACGAATTCGGACGTCGTCATCACCGAGATCGGCGGAACCGTCGGCGACATTGAAAGCTTGCCGTTTTTGGAAGCGATTCGCCAGATCAAGAGCGACATCGGCGTGGACAATGTGATGTACATTCATTGTACGCTCGTGCCTTACTTAAAGGCGGCCGGGGAAATGAAAACGAAACCGACCCAACACAGTGTGAAGGAACTCCGCAGCATCGGGATTCAACCGAATGTCATTGTCGCCCGCACGGAAATGCCGATTTCCGAAGACATGAAAAACAAAATCGCTTTGTTTTGCGACATCGATCCGGCTGCGGTTATTGAAGCGCGCGATGCTGACACGTTGTATGAAGTTCCCTTGCACTTGCAAGCGCAACATTTGGATGACATCGTTTGCCGCCATTTGAAGTTGAATAACGGGGAAGCCGACATGGCGGAATGGAAAGCGCTCGTCAACAAAGTGATGAATTTGTCCGGCCGCAAGACGATTGCCATTGTCGGGAAATATGTGGCGCTTCAGGACGCTTACATTTCCATTGTGGAAGCGTTGCGTCATGCCGGATATGCTTTCGATACGGAAATCGACATCAAATGGATCGCTTCAGAAGACATTCACAGCGACAATGCCGGCGAATGGCTCGGGGACGTTGACGGCATTCTCGTTCCTTACGGTTTCGGGGATCGCGGAACGGACGGAAAAATCGAAGCGATCCATTACGCGCGTGTCAACAACATTCCGTTTTTCGGCATCTGCCTCGGCATGCAGCTGGCTTCGGTCGAGTTTGCGCGGAACGTTTTAAATTGGAAAGAGGCGCATTCGGCAGAAATCTGCCCGGAAACGCCTTTTCCGATCATCGATTTGCTCCCGGAGCAGAAGGAAATCGAAGATCTCGGCGGGACGCTTCGGCTCGGCCTTTATCCTTGCAAGCTGAAAGAAGGCTCAAAAGCATGGCAGGCCTATAACGAACCGGTGATTTACGAACGCCACCGCCACCGGTACGAATTCAATAATGAATTTCGCGATCGAATGGAAAACGCCGGATTCGTTATTTCCGGAACGAGTCCGGACGGACGGCTGGTCGAAATTGTCGAGTTGGAAAACCATCCGTGGTTTGTCGCTTCTCAGTTCCATCCCGAATTTGTTTCACGGCCGACGCGCCCGCACCCATTGTTCCGCGACTTCATCCAAGCGGCGATCGGCGGCGGCAACGTATAG
- a CDS encoding response regulator, with amino-acid sequence MGNESWKNRKILIVDDQYGIRVLLKEILQTEGFRTFQASNGIQALSMVERHHPDLILLDMKIPNMDGLEILKRVNEQDFQTKVIIMTAYGELDMIEEAMRRGALTYFSKPFDIEEVLNLIKKELA; translated from the coding sequence ATGGGTAATGAGAGCTGGAAGAACAGAAAAATTCTCATTGTGGACGATCAATACGGCATTCGTGTCTTGCTCAAGGAAATTTTACAGACGGAGGGGTTCCGAACCTTCCAGGCTTCAAACGGCATTCAAGCATTGTCGATGGTCGAGCGGCACCATCCGGATCTTATTTTGCTGGACATGAAGATTCCGAACATGGACGGGTTGGAGATTTTGAAACGCGTCAACGAACAAGATTTCCAAACGAAGGTCATCATCATGACTGCTTACGGGGAGCTGGACATGATTGAAGAAGCGATGAGGCGCGGAGCACTCACGTATTTCTCGAAACCGTTCGACATTGAAGAAGTGCTCAATCTGATCAAGAAAGAACTCGCTTGA
- the fba gene encoding class II fructose-1,6-bisphosphate aldolase encodes MPLVSMKKMLEDAKAGGYAVGQFNLNNLEFTQAILQAAEAEQSPVICGVSEGAARYMGGFKTVVDMVKALMEEYGITVPAAIHLDHGSSFEKCIQAIKAGFTSVMIDGSAYPLDENIAVTKQVVAAAHAVGVSVEAELGRVGGQEDDVIVPEEVYAVPEECRQLVEATGVDCLAPALGSVHGPYKGEPNLGFKEMEEVQNITKLPLVLHGGTGIPTADIQRAISLGTAKINVNTESQISSAKRVREVLAENPDLYDPRKYMGPAREAIKETVINKMREFGSSGKA; translated from the coding sequence ATGCCGTTGGTTTCAATGAAAAAAATGTTGGAGGACGCGAAAGCCGGGGGGTATGCGGTCGGTCAGTTTAATTTGAACAACTTGGAATTCACGCAAGCCATCCTGCAAGCAGCGGAAGCCGAGCAGTCACCAGTGATTTGCGGAGTTTCCGAAGGAGCCGCGCGTTACATGGGCGGTTTCAAGACGGTCGTGGATATGGTGAAAGCGTTGATGGAAGAATACGGAATTACGGTTCCGGCGGCGATTCACCTTGATCACGGATCGAGTTTCGAAAAATGCATACAAGCGATCAAAGCTGGATTTACTTCCGTAATGATCGACGGGTCCGCTTATCCGCTTGACGAAAATATTGCAGTGACGAAACAAGTCGTTGCCGCGGCTCATGCGGTCGGGGTATCCGTAGAAGCGGAACTCGGGCGCGTCGGCGGACAGGAAGACGATGTCATCGTTCCTGAAGAAGTGTATGCCGTGCCTGAAGAGTGCCGGCAGCTCGTCGAGGCCACCGGCGTCGATTGCTTGGCTCCCGCGCTCGGATCGGTACACGGACCGTACAAAGGCGAGCCGAATCTCGGGTTCAAAGAAATGGAGGAAGTGCAGAACATTACGAAACTCCCTCTCGTTTTGCACGGCGGCACGGGAATACCGACCGCCGATATCCAGCGGGCCATTTCCCTCGGAACGGCAAAGATCAACGTCAATACGGAAAGCCAAATCTCGTCGGCGAAACGGGTACGGGAAGTATTGGCCGAAAACCCCGATCTGTACGATCCGCGTAAATATATGGGACCCGCGCGCGAAGCCATCAAAGAAACGGTTATCAACAAGATGCGTGAGTTTGGATCTTCGGGAAAAGCTTAA
- the fsa gene encoding fructose-6-phosphate aldolase → MNFFIDTANLDEIREANALGILAGVTTNPSLVAKEGADFHERLREITSIVSGSVSAEVVSEKAEDMVEEGKELAAIAPNITVKVPMTLEGLKAVKAFSDLDIDTNVTLIFSANQALLAARAGATYVSPFLGRLDDIGHDGLALISQIAEIFDLHEIPTNIIAASIRHPVHVTEAAARGAHIATTPFKVIQQLVKHPLTDQGIDKFLADWEKHQGK, encoded by the coding sequence TTGAATTTTTTTATTGATACGGCGAACTTAGATGAAATTCGCGAGGCGAACGCGCTCGGCATTCTCGCCGGGGTAACGACAAACCCGAGCCTGGTGGCCAAAGAAGGCGCTGATTTTCATGAACGGCTGCGCGAGATTACGAGCATCGTTTCCGGCTCCGTCAGCGCGGAAGTCGTTTCTGAGAAAGCGGAGGACATGGTCGAAGAAGGAAAAGAACTGGCGGCAATTGCCCCAAACATTACTGTGAAAGTGCCGATGACGCTGGAAGGCTTGAAAGCGGTGAAGGCTTTTTCCGATCTCGACATCGATACGAACGTCACATTGATTTTTTCCGCCAATCAAGCGTTGCTGGCTGCGCGTGCCGGCGCCACATATGTGTCCCCGTTTTTGGGAAGACTGGATGATATCGGACATGACGGCTTAGCGCTGATCTCGCAAATCGCCGAAATTTTTGATTTGCACGAAATTCCGACGAATATCATCGCTGCGTCGATCCGGCATCCGGTTCATGTGACGGAAGCAGCCGCACGCGGCGCGCATATTGCAACTACTCCGTTTAAAGTGATTCAACAGCTCGTCAAACATCCTCTAACCGATCAAGGAATCGACAAATTTCTTGCAGACTGGGAGAAACATCAAGGAAAGTAA
- a CDS encoding UDP-N-acetylglucosamine 1-carboxyvinyltransferase yields MEKLLIEGGHPLNGTVQISGAKNSAVALIPAAILAHSPVTIDYLPDISDVRILSQLLEEIGGEVRYEDQTLTVNPEQMISMPLPNGRVKKLRASYYLMGAMLGRFKKAVIGLPGGCNIGPRPIDQHIKGFEALGAKVTNEQGAIYLRAEELTGARIYLDVVSVGATINIMLAAVKAKGRTVIENAAKEPEIIDVATLLSSMGARIKGAGTDVIRIDGVEELHGCRHSIIPDRIEAGTFMIAAAAMGDEVLIDNVIPQHVESLTAKLREMGVNIEFGDDQIMIRRNDDLKHIDIKTLVYPGFPTDLQQPLTSLLTRAKGTSLVTETIYTSRFKHIDELRRMGADLKVEGNSAIINGPLRLQGAKVKATDLRAGASLVVAGLMAEGVTEISGLEYIDRGYSGLVEKLSGLGANIWREDKESEEEEQLSTT; encoded by the coding sequence ATGGAGAAGTTACTGATCGAAGGCGGCCATCCGTTGAACGGGACCGTTCAGATCAGCGGAGCAAAAAACAGTGCCGTAGCTTTGATTCCGGCGGCGATATTGGCCCATTCACCCGTAACGATCGATTATTTGCCCGATATATCCGATGTACGCATTTTGTCGCAATTGCTTGAGGAAATCGGCGGCGAGGTCCGTTACGAAGACCAGACGCTGACCGTCAATCCGGAGCAAATGATATCGATGCCGCTGCCAAACGGCCGCGTAAAGAAGCTTCGGGCGTCTTACTATTTGATGGGGGCGATGCTCGGCCGCTTCAAGAAAGCCGTGATCGGATTGCCGGGCGGCTGTAATATCGGTCCGCGTCCCATCGATCAACATATTAAAGGGTTCGAAGCGCTCGGAGCGAAGGTGACGAACGAACAAGGAGCGATCTATTTGCGCGCCGAGGAACTGACGGGCGCTAGAATCTATCTTGACGTTGTCAGCGTTGGCGCGACGATCAATATTATGCTTGCCGCCGTCAAGGCAAAAGGACGAACCGTCATTGAAAATGCCGCAAAAGAGCCGGAAATCATTGATGTCGCCACCCTGCTTTCAAGCATGGGAGCAAGAATCAAGGGCGCTGGAACGGACGTCATCCGTATCGACGGTGTCGAAGAGCTGCACGGCTGCCGCCATTCGATCATTCCCGACCGAATAGAAGCTGGAACGTTCATGATTGCCGCGGCTGCGATGGGCGACGAAGTGTTGATTGACAACGTCATCCCTCAACACGTCGAGTCCTTAACCGCAAAGCTGCGTGAAATGGGTGTGAACATCGAATTCGGCGATGATCAAATCATGATCCGCCGAAACGACGATTTGAAACATATCGACATCAAGACGCTTGTGTATCCGGGATTTCCAACGGATTTGCAGCAGCCGCTGACATCGTTGTTAACGCGAGCAAAGGGAACAAGTCTCGTAACCGAGACGATTTATACGTCCCGTTTCAAGCATATCGACGAGTTGCGGCGGATGGGCGCCGATTTGAAAGTGGAAGGCAATTCGGCGATCATCAACGGTCCGTTGCGTTTGCAAGGAGCGAAAGTGAAGGCTACGGACTTGCGCGCCGGCGCTTCACTCGTCGTTGCCGGGTTGATGGCCGAAGGGGTGACCGAGATCTCCGGCCTCGAATATATCGACCGCGGCTACAGCGGACTTGTAGAAAAGCTGTCCGGTCTCGGGGCGAACATTTGGCGTGAAGATAAAGAATCTGAAGAGGAAGAACAGCTGTCGACTACATAG
- the glpX gene encoding class II fructose-bisphosphatase produces MERSLSMELVRVTEAAALASARWMGLGQKEAADDAATTAMRNVFDTIPMKGTVVIGEGERDEAPMLYIGEKLGTGYGPRVDVAVDPVEGTDIVADGTWNALTVIAIADHGCLLHAPDMYMQKIAVGPEAIGKIDIDAPILDNLKAVAKAKGKDIEDLVVTVLNRPRHQEIIREIREAGARIKLIPAGDVAAAMNTAFENTGVDLLLGTGGAPEGVLAAVALKCLGGEIQGKLAPRNEQEMERARTMGLEDVTQVLRMDDLVKGDDAIFAASGVTDGELLQGVRFKGSTGTTQSLVMRAKSGTVRFINGKHSLQKKPDLVIKPN; encoded by the coding sequence ATGGAACGAAGCTTGTCAATGGAACTGGTCAGGGTTACGGAAGCTGCAGCCTTGGCATCGGCAAGGTGGATGGGTCTCGGTCAAAAGGAAGCGGCTGACGATGCGGCGACAACGGCGATGCGCAACGTGTTCGATACGATTCCGATGAAAGGTACGGTTGTCATCGGCGAAGGAGAACGCGATGAAGCGCCGATGCTCTATATCGGCGAAAAGCTCGGAACCGGTTACGGTCCGCGCGTAGATGTCGCGGTAGATCCCGTCGAAGGTACGGACATCGTAGCGGACGGAACGTGGAACGCGTTAACGGTGATCGCCATTGCCGATCACGGCTGTTTGCTGCATGCACCGGACATGTATATGCAAAAAATCGCCGTCGGACCCGAAGCGATCGGAAAAATTGACATTGATGCACCAATTCTCGATAATTTGAAGGCGGTTGCAAAAGCAAAAGGCAAAGACATCGAGGATCTCGTCGTAACTGTATTGAATCGTCCGCGTCATCAAGAGATCATTCGCGAAATTCGCGAAGCCGGAGCTCGAATCAAGCTCATTCCCGCCGGCGACGTTGCGGCTGCCATGAATACGGCATTCGAGAACACAGGCGTCGATCTGCTTCTTGGAACCGGCGGTGCTCCCGAAGGGGTGCTGGCTGCCGTTGCCTTGAAATGCCTCGGCGGAGAAATTCAAGGGAAATTGGCGCCGCGAAACGAACAAGAAATGGAACGCGCGCGTACAATGGGTTTGGAAGATGTGACGCAAGTATTGCGAATGGATGATCTCGTCAAAGGCGACGATGCTATTTTCGCCGCAAGCGGCGTCACGGACGGCGAATTGTTGCAAGGCGTTCGTTTCAAAGGGTCGACGGGAACAACGCAATCGCTCGTCATGCGCGCGAAATCGGGAACGGTCCGTTTTATTAACGGGAAACATAGTTTACAGAAGAAACCGGATTTGGTGATTAAACCGAATTGA
- the rho gene encoding transcription termination factor Rho has translation MTVSLSALENMKLRDLYELAREYKVSYYSKLTKRELMFSILKAQAEKDGFSFMEGVLEIIQSEGFGFLRPINYSPSSEDIYISASQIRRFDLRNGDKVSGKVRPPKENERYYGLLHVEAVNGEDPDTAKERVHFPALTPLYPEKKMKMEVDGRRLSTRIIDLISPVGFGQRGLIVSPPKAGKTMLLKDVANSVSNNHPEAELIVLLIDERPEEVTDIERSVKGEVVSSTFDEVPENHIKVAELVLERAMRLVEHKKDVVILMDSITRLARAYNLVVPPSGRTLSGGIDPASFHRPKRFFGAARNIEEGGSLTILATALVDTGSRMDDVIYEEFKGTGNMELHLDRSLAERRIFPAIDIRRSGTRKEEMLMDKEHLDTLWAIRKTMDDSPEFVSHFLKRLKTTKSNEEFFQMFSKDKAGKTRTGRSKIG, from the coding sequence ATGACAGTCAGTTTATCGGCGCTCGAAAATATGAAACTTCGGGATTTATACGAGCTTGCCCGCGAATACAAAGTGTCTTATTACAGCAAACTCACGAAACGTGAGTTGATGTTTTCGATCTTGAAGGCGCAAGCGGAAAAAGACGGTTTTTCTTTCATGGAAGGGGTTCTTGAAATCATACAGTCGGAGGGGTTCGGTTTTTTGCGGCCGATTAATTACTCTCCCAGTTCAGAAGACATTTACATTTCTGCTTCGCAAATTCGGAGATTCGATTTGCGAAACGGGGATAAAGTTTCCGGTAAGGTCCGTCCGCCGAAAGAAAACGAACGGTATTACGGGTTATTGCACGTGGAAGCGGTGAACGGGGAAGACCCGGACACGGCGAAAGAAAGAGTTCATTTCCCGGCGCTCACTCCGTTGTATCCGGAAAAGAAAATGAAAATGGAAGTCGACGGCAGACGGTTGTCGACGCGAATCATCGATTTGATTTCTCCCGTCGGATTTGGTCAACGCGGTTTGATTGTTTCCCCTCCAAAAGCAGGAAAGACGATGCTGCTTAAGGATGTCGCCAACAGTGTCTCCAACAACCATCCCGAAGCTGAATTGATCGTACTTTTGATCGACGAACGTCCTGAGGAAGTAACCGACATCGAACGTTCGGTGAAAGGCGAAGTCGTTAGTTCAACGTTTGACGAAGTCCCGGAAAATCATATAAAAGTGGCCGAACTCGTGCTTGAGCGGGCGATGCGCCTTGTTGAGCACAAGAAAGACGTCGTCATTCTCATGGACAGCATCACGCGGTTAGCGCGGGCTTACAATCTTGTTGTTCCGCCGAGCGGACGGACGTTGTCGGGGGGCATCGATCCGGCCTCTTTCCATCGCCCGAAACGTTTCTTCGGAGCGGCGAGAAACATCGAAGAAGGCGGCAGCTTGACGATTTTGGCAACGGCGCTTGTGGATACCGGCTCACGTATGGACGATGTGATTTATGAGGAGTTTAAAGGCACGGGGAACATGGAACTTCACCTTGACCGCAGCCTGGCGGAACGCCGGATTTTCCCTGCCATCGACATTCGCCGTTCCGGCACGAGAAAAGAAGAAATGCTTATGGATAAAGAACATCTCGATACGTTATGGGCGATTCGAAAAACGATGGACGACTCGCCGGAATTTGTGTCGCATTTCTTAAAGAGGCTTAAGACCACGAAATCCAACGAAGAGTTTTTCCAAATGTTCTCGAAAGACAAAGCCGGGAAAACGCGAACCGGAAGGTCGAAGATTGGCTGA
- the rpmE gene encoding 50S ribosomal protein L31, protein MKVGIHPEYHKAKVKCACGNEFETGSVKQDLRVEICSECHPFYTGKQRFADSGGRVDRFKKKYNLK, encoded by the coding sequence ATGAAAGTCGGTATTCATCCGGAATATCATAAAGCGAAAGTGAAATGTGCTTGCGGAAACGAATTCGAAACGGGTTCGGTGAAACAAGACTTGCGCGTGGAAATTTGTTCCGAGTGTCATCCTTTTTACACGGGTAAACAACGGTTCGCAGATTCTGGCGGACGCGTCGATCGCTTTAAGAAAAAATACAATCTTAAATAA
- a CDS encoding thymidine kinase: MHEHDHGGRLEVICGSMFSGKSEELIRRVRRAQYGKLKTQVFKPVIDNRYSEAEVVSHNGIAVEAIPVKRAKDVLTSLSTGVKVVAVDEIQFFDSTIVPVVQTLANDGIRVIAAGLDQDFRGQPFGEMPVLLSLAESVTKLQAVCVKCGASASRTQRLIDGKPAAYDDPTILVGASEAYEARCRGCHQVPGAPSGRSEAAVSVEPAQL; encoded by the coding sequence ATGCACGAACACGATCATGGCGGTCGGCTTGAGGTCATCTGCGGCAGCATGTTTTCCGGGAAATCGGAAGAATTGATCCGGAGGGTGCGGCGCGCGCAATACGGCAAGTTGAAGACGCAAGTGTTCAAGCCGGTGATCGACAACCGATACAGCGAAGCCGAGGTGGTTTCACATAACGGGATTGCCGTTGAGGCGATCCCGGTGAAACGGGCGAAAGACGTACTGACAAGCTTATCGACGGGTGTGAAGGTCGTTGCGGTCGATGAAATTCAGTTTTTCGATTCCACGATCGTGCCGGTCGTTCAGACGCTGGCGAACGACGGCATTCGCGTCATTGCCGCTGGACTGGACCAAGATTTTCGCGGTCAACCGTTCGGGGAAATGCCGGTGCTCCTGTCATTGGCTGAAAGCGTCACCAAATTGCAGGCGGTGTGCGTGAAATGCGGTGCATCTGCAAGCCGAACGCAAAGGCTGATTGATGGAAAACCGGCCGCTTACGACGATCCGACGATTTTGGTTGGCGCATCGGAGGCGTACGAAGCCCGTTGCCGCGGATGCCATCAAGTGCCGGGAGCTCCTTCCGGACGGTCGGAAGCGGCGGTATCGGTCGAACCGGCCCAGTTGTAA
- the prfA gene encoding peptide chain release factor 1 yields MIERLDSIEQRYRQLNDWLTDPEVINDPEKLRKYSKEQSDLSETVQQYREYKEVKQQLGEAKAMLEDDALDEEMEEMVRAEIDELSERLEGLEEELKRLLIPKDPNDDKNVIVEIRGAAGGDEAALFAADLFKMYSRYAEANGWKTEVIEANATELGGYKEIVFMVNGKGAFSRLKFENGAHRVQRVPSTESGGRIHTSTSTVAVLPEAEEVEVDIQEKDIRVDTFASSGPGGQSVNTTMSAVRLTHEPTGIVVSCQDEKSQIKNKEKAMKVLRARIYDKYQKEAEAEYAQTRKSAVGTGDRSERIRTYNFPQSRVTDHRIGLTLQKLDQILMGKLDEIIDPLILQYQTEQMENNHESA; encoded by the coding sequence GTGATTGAACGATTAGATTCGATCGAACAGCGATATCGGCAATTGAACGATTGGCTGACGGATCCTGAAGTGATCAACGATCCGGAGAAACTTCGAAAATATTCGAAGGAACAAAGCGATTTAAGCGAAACGGTCCAACAGTACCGCGAGTATAAAGAAGTGAAACAGCAGCTGGGCGAGGCAAAAGCGATGCTCGAGGACGACGCCCTGGATGAAGAGATGGAAGAAATGGTGCGGGCGGAAATCGACGAATTGAGTGAACGCCTTGAGGGGCTTGAGGAAGAATTGAAGCGGCTGCTCATTCCGAAAGATCCGAACGACGACAAAAACGTCATCGTCGAAATTCGCGGAGCGGCCGGGGGAGACGAAGCGGCGTTGTTTGCTGCGGATTTATTCAAGATGTACAGCCGTTATGCGGAAGCCAATGGGTGGAAAACGGAAGTCATCGAGGCAAATGCGACGGAACTCGGCGGCTACAAGGAAATCGTCTTCATGGTCAACGGGAAAGGTGCGTTTTCGCGACTGAAATTCGAAAACGGTGCGCATCGCGTACAGCGCGTGCCTTCGACTGAGTCCGGCGGGCGGATTCATACGTCGACGTCGACGGTCGCGGTGTTGCCGGAGGCTGAAGAAGTCGAAGTGGATATCCAGGAGAAGGACATTCGCGTCGATACATTTGCGTCGAGCGGTCCCGGCGGGCAGAGCGTGAACACGACGATGTCGGCCGTCCGCCTGACACACGAGCCGACGGGAATCGTCGTATCATGCCAAGACGAGAAATCGCAGATCAAGAACAAAGAAAAGGCGATGAAAGTGCTGCGCGCGCGGATTTACGACAAATACCAGAAGGAAGCGGAAGCTGAATATGCGCAGACCCGTAAGTCGGCGGTCGGAACCGGGGACCGTTCCGAGCGGATCCGGACGTACAATTTTCCGCAAAGCCGTGTGACCGATCATCGCATTGGGTTGACGCTGCAAAAGCTCGACCAAATTTTGATGGGCAAACTCGATGAAATTATTGATCCGCTCATCTTGCAGTATCAAACGGAGCAAATGGAGAACAACCATGAAAGTGCATGA